The window ATTCCCAGTTCGTCTCTGACTGCGTTGATTACGTTTTCCCCGCCCGGATGGATTGCCCAGTGATGAATATCCTCTATTTTCAACCCTCTAGGTGTTAGAATATCCATCACAACCTTTGCAACTGTTTTACTTGCAAACTCTGATAATTGCAAAGAAAGCCGGTTATGTAATTGTCCGTTTCGGTATATGTATCGAATTTCTTCCCGATATTCAGGCATACATCTGCTCGCAGATGCAATAAGTTCCAATTTCCCGGGACGGCTCCACAGAACAGACGCTGCAGCACCATCAGCAAAGATCGCATTTGAAACAATCAAGCTTAAGTTGTCTGCCATCTGAAAAGTAGCACTACAAATCTCTACAGAGACACTTACGATAACCCCCTCTCTATCCCCTTTGATCATATCCCTGCAGACCTGTAAATTAGGAACCGCACCTCCACAGCCGCTGCCTACAAGATCATGGATCCGAGTCTGTGCAGATAAGCCAAGTTTCTCTATAAGATACGTAGAAATACCGGGACAAATGTAACCCGTACATGTATTGACCACTAATCCGGTTATTTCATCTGTCGTGATCCCAGCCTGATCAATAGCCTTATTAATAGCCTGAGAGGAAAGTTCAACCGCCCACTTCGTAAAACGGTCAATACGGCTGTCAGGATCTTCATTCACAAGAGACTCAAGATCTTCCACTGCAATGTGGCGCATTTTCATACTTGGATGGGCAAAGATCTTAGCCAATTTTGATAAACTCCTGGGCCCTAAAATATTCGAATAATGGTCTCTGAGAAATACTTCGGCTTCTGACTGATTTACCACATAAGGAGGTGCAGCAACAGCAAGAGAAGCAAGATACACACTTTCACTATTTATATTTCCTGGCATATATTCTCTTAATAAAATATCAGGTACAATTATAAATCCATCCCTAACCAACTGAGCCCCCTTCGAATGTAACGGGTCTGTTTCCAGAGCGGAGGTTTGACTCCCAGCCAATAACCCAGGGAACTCATCACCGGCAGAAAAGGCAGACTCATGGCCTTTGGATTGATAAAATTCATGTGTGCGGAGAGACTTGCGTAAATTTTTTTCCTGAGCCACGCCAGTTGAATATTAGGTGAGAGGTAAAAAACCGGTTCAAGCATTTCGAGGGGTGAGATGCGTAATAACCCTTCATTCCTTGCGATTTTTTCGAGTTCAGTTCCTGGATATATGCGTATTCCAATCATGAAAAGAGCAACATCTCTCTCTCCGATAAACTTTTCAGCAAAGTCGAGGGTTTCCTGTGCTGTCTCCTCAGTTTCACCCGGACCACCGAACATGAAGATCCAGAGACAGGGTACCTTGTGACGTTGAACAACCTCAGCGCTCTTATAAACTTCCTTTGAAGTGTAACCCTTTTTAAGACGTTCAAGGACAGGGTCAGCCGCACTCTCAACCGTAATTCCAATACCGACAAATCCTGCCTTCTCCATCATTTCAATAAGGTTATCGTCTATAAAAAGAGGATTCAACTCAACTGTTTGAAGACGGATGTTTGTTTTAAACTTCACAATAGTATCACACAAGGCTATTGCATGGTCATAGGGCGAGTTAAAAACGTTATCAACAAATTCAATATCTCTCATCCCCCTTTCCCCAAGATCTATAATCTCATTTACCAGAGTATCTGTATCACAGAGACGGTAATCGCTGCCTTCAATCTTTCTGTAGGTACAGTAAACACACTTAAAGTGGCACCCCAGCTTCGTTTGTACAGGTACCGGAGAAAACCTGGAGAGATAAGAAGGCATATGGATCCAACGATGAAAATCTGGCAGCAGACTGTTACCCGTAAAACGTTCGCTGAAACCGGTATTAATTCTGAAACCAGTTTCATCAAACCACGCTACACCAGGAATATTGTTCGGAACATCTTTTTTTGAAAGCGCGCCTAACAATTTTGGAAAAACTTTCTCTCCATCACCTAAAACTGCCTAATCTGCCCCGGTAAATCTGAGTAGTGCTTCCGGCATTACACTTACTGCTGCCCCCCCGAGTACAATCATCGCAGATGTTTTACTTCGAACGGTTTCTACAAGTGGTGCCAAATCCCCGTAGAACGCAGCAGGTTGCTGCATATCGTTATTGTCAATGTTACGAAAGGAAATCCCAACAACATCAGGCTGTGTCCTGTCGATTACTGAACGCAATGTACCTAAAGGATCCCGTTCAAACATTAAATCCAACGTCCGAACCTGATGACCTGCCCGTTCACAATACTCTGCAACGATGCATGCACCAAGAGGAATAACGGGAATCGGTGTACGATATCGATTGGTTATAATGAGAAGTACGTTCACGGTTCAATTCATTAATTTTATTGCAATCTCACAAGACAGCAACTGCGATTTCAGATTCACCTCAAGCTTACATCTTTCACAGATGTGTGCCGCGCAATTGACTAACATCCCGAACCGCACCCCTATCAGCGCTCGTTGTCATAGCCGCATACGCACGAAGAGACTGCGATACTTTTCGTGCTCTCTTGCCAGGTTTCCATGCTTCCTCACCTTTAGAATCCATCTTTTCACGTCTCTCATTTAACTCTGCATCAGAAATATCCAGATCAATCTTCCGATTGGGAATATCAATTTTAATACTATCTCCCTCTTCTACCAGTCCAATAGCTCCTCCGGCAGCAGCTTCAGGAGAAATATGACAAATACTCAACCCTGAAGTCCCTCCGCTAAAACGTCCATCTGTAATAAGTGCACACTCTTTCCCAAGATGTTTTGATTTTATATACGTAGTAGGATAGAGCATCTCCTGCATCCCCGGACCGCCTTTTGGACCTTCATATCGAATCAGCACTATATCGCCAGCTTTTATTTTGTCTCCCAGTAATGATTCACACGCACTATCTTGAGAGTGGAATACCCTTGCCGGTCCTTCAAACTTGAAAAGACTCTCATCCACGCCAGCAGTTTTCACAATGCAGCCATCCTCTGCAATGTTTCCATAAAGAACACAAAGTCCGCCATCTTGACTATATGCATACTCTAAAGAACGGATGCAGCCGGTTTTATTGTCCGTATCAAGCGAGTCATACATTCTATCCTGCAAAAACGCCTTCGTAGTCTTCACACCGCCGGGTGCAGCTTTATAAAACTCTTCAGCAGAATTATTTTTCTGATATCGAAACCCGTATTTCTCAATCTGCTCGGCAAGTGTCATTCCACTTGCCATAATACAGCTCAAATCAAGAATTCCCTCTTTTCTAGAGAGTTCTTCAAGAATTGCAATAATTCCACCAGCTCGATGGACATCTTCAATATGATAGTGTGATGAAGGTGCAACTTTTGAAAGTGTCGGAACCTGTCGAGATATTTCATCAATATCTTTCATGGTAAATTCAGTACCTGCTTCCTGAGCAACTGCAAGTATATGGAGAACTGTATTTGTTGATCCTCCCATTGCGATATCAAGGGCCATTGCATTTAGAAAAGCTTCCCTTTTCGCAATTGACCTTGGCAGAACAGATTCATCCCCATCAAAATAATATTTTTTTGCCATTTCAACTATTCGAACAGCCGCTTTTTTAAAAAGTCCCCACCTGTTTTTGTGAGTAGCCACTATCGTTCCATTACCGGGAAGAGCAAGTCCAAGTGCTTCGTTCAGACAATTCATACTGTTAGCCGTAAACATCCCTGAACAGGAACCACAGGTAGGACATGCATTTTCTTCTATGTTCTTAACCTCTTCATCCGAAATGGTCTCATCCCCTGCAGACATCATTGCATCAATGAGGTCCAGTTTGTTACCACCGGTTTCACCAGCCTCCATAGGACCACCGGAAACAAAAATAGCAGGGATGTTCACTCTCATTGCCGCTATCATCATACCGGGAGTTATTTTGTCACAGTTACTGATACAGATCATCGCATCAGCACAATGAGCATTAACCATGTATTCAACAGAATCAGCAATCAAATCTCTCGATGGTAGCGAATAGAGCATGCCGTCATGGCCCATCGCAATACCATCATCAATTGCAATTGTATTAAATTCAATACCAAACCCACCGCTCCCATCTATGACTTCTTTGACCTGCTGTCCAACATCTTTCAGATGAACATGACCAGGTACAAACTGGGTAAATGAGTTAACAATAGCAATAATAGGCTTACCAAAATCACTCTCACCCATCCCCGTGGCACGCCATAACGATCTTGCGCCAGCCATCAATCGACCTTCAGTAGATATACTACTTCTCAATTTACCCATCAATTTCTCCTGAAATTTATAATTCTTACCAAAAAATTATTACCCTTATTACCTAACGCTATAATAGTTCTACTATTTCTGATATAGCTTTGGTAAGGAGGGACAAATCATCTTTATCAATGATGTAAGGTGGCATAATATAGATCAGGTTTCTGAATGGTCTTACCCAGACCCCTTTTTTTACAAATTCCTTTTGAAGCTGCGCAACATCCACCTCTTCCTTCATTTCAACAACACCTATGGCACCCAACACTCTTACCTCCTGCACAGCAGAACGGCCAGCACACATCAATAACTCACGTTCCATTTGTTCCTCAATACTTTGCACCCTTTCCCGCCAGGGAGAACCCAGGAGCAGTCTCACACTTTCCACGGCAACAGCACAACTTAAAGGATTTGCCATGAAGGTAGGTCCATGCATAAAAACGCCTGGATCACCAGAAGAAATAACCTCACTGATCTCATCTGTTGCCAGTGTGGCAGCAAGCCCCATGTAACCACCAGTTAAAGCCTTGCCGAGACACATAATGTCCGGAAAAATCTCAGCATGTTCAGAAGCAAAGAGTTTCCCTGTTCTTCCAAACCCCGTTGCGATCTCATCCAGGATCAAAAGGACGTTATATTGATCACAAAGCGATCGCACATTTTTCAAATAATCAGGAGAATAAAACCGCATACCACCTGCACCCTGAACAATCGGTTCAAGGATAACAGCTGCAATATTTTCACAATTTTTCTCAATGAGCCTCTTAAAAGAGGCGATGTCCTTTACCCTCCACTCATCCCTGAATTTACAGCCGGGAGCGTCTGCAAAATATTGCTCCGGAAAAGCATCCTGAAAAACATGATGCATCCCATTATCAGGGTCACATACGGACATGGCTTTAAATGTATCACCGTGATATCCGGAACGAATGGTCAATAATCTGTTTTTCTTTCGTTTTCCTTTTGTATACCAGTATTGAAGTGCCATTTTTATCGCTACTTCAACTGCCACCGATCCGCTGTCACAAAAAAATACT is drawn from Candidatus Scalindua sp. and contains these coding sequences:
- a CDS encoding type III polyketide synthase translates to MPGNINSESVYLASLAVAAPPYVVNQSEAEVFLRDHYSNILGPRSLSKLAKIFAHPSMKMRHIAVEDLESLVNEDPDSRIDRFTKWAVELSSQAINKAIDQAGITTDEITGLVVNTCTGYICPGISTYLIEKLGLSAQTRIHDLVGSGCGGAVPNLQVCRDMIKGDREGVIVSVSVEICSATFQMADNLSLIVSNAIFADGAAASVLWSRPGKLELIASASRCMPEYREEIRYIYRNGQLHNRLSLQLSEFASKTVAKVVMDILTPRGLKIEDIHHWAIHPGGENVINAVRDELGISEIKLQVTRNILTRYGNMSSPTVLFVLEELLHTSINSGDWCIMTAFGAGLSAHAFLLKA
- a CDS encoding radical SAM protein, with amino-acid sequence MLGALSKKDVPNNIPGVAWFDETGFRINTGFSERFTGNSLLPDFHRWIHMPSYLSRFSPVPVQTKLGCHFKCVYCTYRKIEGSDYRLCDTDTLVNEIIDLGERGMRDIEFVDNVFNSPYDHAIALCDTIVKFKTNIRLQTVELNPLFIDDNLIEMMEKAGFVGIGITVESAADPVLERLKKGYTSKEVYKSAEVVQRHKVPCLWIFMFGGPGETEETAQETLDFAEKFIGERDVALFMIGIRIYPGTELEKIARNEGLLRISPLEMLEPVFYLSPNIQLAWLRKKIYASLSAHMNFINPKAMSLPFLPVMSSLGYWLGVKPPLWKQTRYIRRGLSWLGMDL
- a CDS encoding cobalamin-dependent protein (Presence of a B(12) (cobalamin)-binding domain implies dependence on cobalamin itself, in one of its several forms, or in some unusual lineages, dependence on a cobalamin-like analog.) — encoded protein: MNVLLIITNRYRTPIPVIPLGACIVAEYCERAGHQVRTLDLMFERDPLGTLRSVIDRTQPDVVGISFRNIDNNDMQQPAAFYGDLAPLVETVRSKTSAMIVLGGAAVSVMPEALLRFTGAD
- the ilvD gene encoding dihydroxy-acid dehydratase; protein product: MGKLRSSISTEGRLMAGARSLWRATGMGESDFGKPIIAIVNSFTQFVPGHVHLKDVGQQVKEVIDGSGGFGIEFNTIAIDDGIAMGHDGMLYSLPSRDLIADSVEYMVNAHCADAMICISNCDKITPGMMIAAMRVNIPAIFVSGGPMEAGETGGNKLDLIDAMMSAGDETISDEEVKNIEENACPTCGSCSGMFTANSMNCLNEALGLALPGNGTIVATHKNRWGLFKKAAVRIVEMAKKYYFDGDESVLPRSIAKREAFLNAMALDIAMGGSTNTVLHILAVAQEAGTEFTMKDIDEISRQVPTLSKVAPSSHYHIEDVHRAGGIIAILEELSRKEGILDLSCIMASGMTLAEQIEKYGFRYQKNNSAEEFYKAAPGGVKTTKAFLQDRMYDSLDTDNKTGCIRSLEYAYSQDGGLCVLYGNIAEDGCIVKTAGVDESLFKFEGPARVFHSQDSACESLLGDKIKAGDIVLIRYEGPKGGPGMQEMLYPTTYIKSKHLGKECALITDGRFSGGTSGLSICHISPEAAAGGAIGLVEEGDSIKIDIPNRKIDLDISDAELNERREKMDSKGEEAWKPGKRARKVSQSLRAYAAMTTSADRGAVRDVSQLRGTHL
- the bioA gene encoding adenosylmethionine--8-amino-7-oxononanoate transaminase; the protein is MQVRSKFEELELLEFDKKHIWHPYTSIENPLPVYHIVSATGVRLKLADGRELIDGMSSWWSAIHGYNHPVLNAAAGKQISKMAHVMFGGVIHEPAVYLADLLIEITPPPLQKVFFCDSGSVAVEVAIKMALQYWYTKGKRKKNRLLTIRSGYHGDTFKAMSVCDPDNGMHHVFQDAFPEQYFADAPGCKFRDEWRVKDIASFKRLIEKNCENIAAVILEPIVQGAGGMRFYSPDYLKNVRSLCDQYNVLLILDEIATGFGRTGKLFASEHAEIFPDIMCLGKALTGGYMGLAATLATDEISEVISSGDPGVFMHGPTFMANPLSCAVAVESVRLLLGSPWRERVQSIEEQMERELLMCAGRSAVQEVRVLGAIGVVEMKEEVDVAQLQKEFVKKGVWVRPFRNLIYIMPPYIIDKDDLSLLTKAISEIVELL